The proteins below come from a single Orcinus orca chromosome 6, mOrcOrc1.1, whole genome shotgun sequence genomic window:
- the LOC125964792 gene encoding LOW QUALITY PROTEIN: spermatogenesis-associated protein 31A3-like (The sequence of the model RefSeq protein was modified relative to this genomic sequence to represent the inferred CDS: inserted 4 bases in 3 codons; substituted 2 bases at 2 genomic stop codons) has protein sequence MCKAVPAGAHQPCREPVEDTAPATSLLVPLTKCRLHLASSISPGPTTSSVSVHSHTSLSASQSPEPFLPLDSLSPLPLALSSPTSCLPDSXACPLTASSALPPPDSILTLTXCDSSMVLPLGTVPQRMSPHTPWSSSIILAISGLGHSSCPISALSWWQAATKSLCLSTLSQSKSQKKHLSHNPPEASFCVGPTDRQVEVSTPLLLNSDDQNLLEIQVTNRVEIKILKEKENNGSHLKQMSPNCHLNSLGNMLKSLGTEQNTTTPKXFWSIKDKPEQLPCLQQFSYPKVLGDHLQQKYNQFFWGLPSLHSESLVATAWISESFSAPQSPSFLFNGISNACPVQMQAKISPLLFQFQPLSHLEFQSRPFIPTIPQFQPPLLAQVQTQAHLKSSLPILPPSSLPQIRACGVPCPTAQNKVQFLTPTGIQHSEWSLLQKQLENGWALSSVVKRSQELFSVFTSNIPEDSWVASILPENFPISPELQKQLKEHFQKWLIQHRWELPQRIQEPLEIRQLQGELPRTCQAKDKHGPSQPSLFTGESNKDAQKVGFRLSQELGKGLGHILGKIPKDLSRSSESSLVKFKGVKSEESKSDLRLLRSDSGIDLLRSLDKNLENILKGHLGKKLGQINEGLIPVNVRQSCLVLEHASPKSDIHMETRNLXKGWEPCMNTSCTVSFLDPDTREVLEAHIIRFLVKHRWTLPLKVLKPLNXKLKKFQPSTILQFAFSPSATCVSGSHSIVKFAEFLGKPPQANSGEEVITGESVPTLMRPLLVPSLVCKEIQSALGGIPSGDYHGPSKASLTGQEGRPPSPSLTLSLVDRTWKSETVKWVKRDSQVQVQKWSGMSQERRMVARPHETPAIG, from the exons ATGTGCAAAGCAGTGCCTGCTGGAGCCCACCAGCCATGCAGGGAGCCTGTGGAAGATACTGCTCCTGCCACATCCCTATTGGTTCCTCTTACCAAGTGCCGTCTACATCTGGCCTCTTCCATTTCTCCAGGCCCAACGACCTCCTCAGTTTCTGTTCATTCACATACATCCCTGAGTGCCTCTCAGTCACCAGAGCCTTTTCTTCCACTGGATAGCCTTTCACCCCTGCCACTTGCTCTTTCCTCTCCCACATCATGTCTGCCTGATTCATAGGCCTGCCCTCTGACAGCCTCCTCTGCCCTACCACCACCAGACTCAATTCTGACTCTTACTTAGTGTGACTCTTCAATGGTACTACCACTGGGCACTGTCCCACAGAGGATGTCTCCACATACTCCTTGGTCATCTTCCATCATCCTAGCCATCTCAGGCCTTGGCCACTCAAGCTGTCCAATTTCAGCCCTGTCCTGGTGGCAGGCAGCTACCAAATCCTTGTGCCTATCAACCTTATCACAGAGCAAGTCCCAAAAAAAGCACCTTTCCCACAACCCACCAGAGGCCTCATTCTGTGTAGGCCCCACAGACAGACAGGTAGAGGTGAGTACCCCTCTTTTGCTCAACTCTGATGACCAGAACCTCCTGGAGATACAAGTCACAAACAGAGTTGAGATCAAGattctgaaggaaaaagaaaacaatggatcACATTTAAAACAAATGAGCCCAAACTGCCACCTGAATTCTTTGGGGAATATGCTGAAATCACTAGGTACTGAGCAGAACACTACAACCCCCA TTTTCTGGAGCATAAAAGACAAACCAGAGCAGCTGCCTTGTCTTCAGCAGTTCTCATATCCCAAGGTCTTGGGGGACCATCTACAGCAGAAATATAACCAGTTTTTCTGGGGTCTCCCTTCTCTGCACAGTGAATCCTTGGTGGCTACTGCCTGGATCTCCGAGAGCTTTTCAGCACCACAGTCTCCTTCTTTCTTATTCAATGGAATTTCGAATGCCTGCCCAGTTCAAATGCAAGCTAAAATATCTCCACTGCTTTTCCAGTTCCAGCCCCTGTCCCATCTAGAGTTCCAATCTCGACCCTTTATTCCAACAATACCTCAATTCCAGCCTCCACTTCTGGCTCAGGTCCAAACCCAGGCACATCTCAAATCCTCTCTCCCAATCCTGCCACCTTCTTCTCTaccccagattagggcctgtggAGTACCTTGCCCTACAGCCCAGAATAAGGTACAATTTCTTACCCCAACTGGGATTCAACATTCAGAATGGTCCTTGTTGCAGAAGCAACTAGAAAATGGGTGGGCTTTATCTTCTGTAGTCAAAAGATCTCAGGAACTCTTTAGTGTCTTCACTTCCAACATTCCTGAGGACAGCTGGGTTGCCTCCATCCTTCCTGAGAATTTTCCAATCAGTCCTGAGCTCCAGAAGCAACTGAAAGAACACTTCCAAAAGTGGCTCATCCAACACCGGTGGGAGCTGCCACAAAGGATCCAAGAGCCTTTAGAGATAAGGCAGCTTCAGGGAGAATTACCAAGGACATGCCAGGCAAAGGACAAGCATGGACCCTCACAGCCCTCTTTGTTTACAGGTGAAAGCAACAAGGATGCACAGAAGGTGGGGTTCCGGCTAAGTCAGGAACTGGGCAAGGGCCTGGGACATATTCTGGGGAAGATCCCAAAAGATCTCTCCAGAAGCTCAGAAAGCTCCCTAGTGAAGTTTAAGGGGGTGAAGTCTGAGGAGTCAAAAAGTGACTTGAGGCTCTTGAGGAGTGACTCAGGAATTGATTTACTAAGGAGCTTAGACAAGAAtctagaaaacattttgaaaggcCATTTGGGCAAAAAGTTGGGGCAGATCAATGAGGGTTTGATTCCTGTGAATGTGCGTCAATCCTGCCTTGTCCTCGAGCATGCTTCTCCCAAGTCCGATATTCACATGGAAACCAGAAATCT GAAGGGTTGGGAACCCTGTATGAACACCTCCTGTACGGTTTCCTTCCTTGATCCAGACACTCGAGAGGTGCTGGAAGCACATATTATAAGGTTTTTGGTGAAGCACAGGTGGACCCTACCCCTCAAGGTCCTCAAGCCCCTAA CTAAGTTGAAAAAGTTTCAACCCTCCACCATTCTGCAGTTTGCCTTTTCCCCTTCAGCCACCTGTGTATCTGGGTCCCACTCAATAGTCAAGTTTGCTGAGTTCCTGGGAAAACCTCCTCAGGCTAATTCAGGAGAGGAGGTGATAACAGGAGAGTCAGTTCCTACCCTGATGAGGCCTCTCCTTGTCCCCTCACTTGTGTGTAAGGAAATCCAGAGTGCCCTGGGAGGGATTCCATCTGGTGACTACCATGGGCCCTCAAAGGCTTCTCTGACTGGACAGGAGGGCAGGCCACCTTCTCCATCCCTCACACTCAGCCTTGTGGACAGAACCTGGAAGAGTGAGACTGTGAAATGGGTCAAGAGGGACAGCCAGGTCCAAGTTCAGAAATGGTCAGGAATGAGCCAAGAGAGGAGAATGGTGGCCAGGCCTCACGAGACCCCTGCCATAGGGTAA